Proteins from a genomic interval of Cyclopterus lumpus isolate fCycLum1 chromosome 18, fCycLum1.pri, whole genome shotgun sequence:
- the bmp15 gene encoding bone morphogenetic protein 15, which yields MKATRAKHDLLRVCVLSCFVFLLFCACTCGAAAGRKKMASQQRALTRSRRSHQSGARHKGAHSHGSSSHHRPLTDEQKADQNLQFMLSLYRSAAEPDGTPKQNRKFGSNTVRLLRPSASSVRHLPASRGHHYRFTVQYNLDTVPSEQLIRASFIHLRSSSSSSSSSSSSARCRAQITSLGKASLVTLEPHERWTETDITAHVQRGESRGPGRHLTLTAQYWCTEPQHAEEEDGGLSGWWFRKKRRREPHLEVPSLLLYLEDEREVQDWMRGLLGAEGGNATMRLGPWHPSLHHRHRRSKDLSPSDASLDVLKNAAAAASSSSSSFSTSAVSSIISDIPDIKRKTGAPKNHCKLHSFLLSFDALGWGNYFIAPPVYNPRFCQGSCPPVLTYGLHSPNHAIIQTMLNELGVGDVPAPSCVPYKYIPMNVLVVHKKKVEYRWLEDMVAESCTCR from the exons ATGAAGGCGACCCGCGCCAAACACGACTTACTGCGCGTGTGCGTGCTGTCCTGTTTCGTCTTCCTGTTGTTCTGCGCATGCACCTGCGGAGCGGCGGCCGGGCGGAAAAAAATGGCCTCCCAGCAGCGCGCGCTGACGCGCAGCCGCAGGAGTCACCAGAGCGGCGCGAGGCACAAGGGCGCGCACTCCcacggcagcagcagccaccaCCGGCCGCTGACGGACGAGCAGAAGGCGGACCAGAACCTGCAGTTCATGTTGAGCTTGTACCGGAGCGCCGCGGAGCCGGACGGCACGCCCAAACAGAACCGGAAGTTCGGCTCCAACACGGTGCGGCTGCTGAGGCCGTCCGCGTCGTCCGTGCGCCACCTGCCGGCCTCGAGAG GCCACCACTACAGATTCACAGTGCAGTACAACCTGGACACTGTTCCCTCAGAGCAGCTGATCAGAGCCTCCTTCATCCacctccgctcctcctcctcttcctcctcttcctcctcctcctccgcccgcTGCAGGGCTCAGATCACCTCCCTGGGCAAAGCGAGCCTGGTCACCCTCGAGCCCCACGAGCGGTGGACAGAGACGGACATCACCGCCCACGTCCAGCGGGGGGAGAGCCGCGGCCCCGGTCGGCACCTGACTCTCACGGCCCAGTACTGGTGCACGGAGCCCCAGCAcgccgaggaggaggacggcggTCTCTCGGGGTGGTGGTTCCGAAAAAAGCGGAGGAGGGAACCTCACCTGGAGGtgccgtctctcctcctgtacCTGGAGGATGAGCGGGAGGTGCAGGACTGGATGCGGGGCTTGCTCGGGGCGGAGGGGGGAAACGCCACGATGCGACTCGGGCCGTGGCACCCTTCCCTCCACCACCGCCACCGCCGCTCCAAAGACCTTTCCCCTTCGGACGCGTCGCTGGACGTCCTGAAgaacgccgccgccgccgcctcctcctcctcctcctctttctccacctcCGCCGTGTCCTCCATCATCTCCGACATCCCCGACATCAAGCGCAAGACGGGCGCGCCCAAGAACCACTGCAAGCTCCActcgttcctcctctccttcgaCGCGCTCGGGTGGGGCAACTACTTCATCGCGCCGCCGGTGTACAACCCGCGCTTCTGCCAGGGCAGCTGCCCCCCGGTGCTCACGTACGGCTTGCACTCCCCCAACCACGCCATCATCCAGACGATGCTCAACGAGCTGGGCGTCGGGGACGTCCCGGCGCCGTCCTGCGTGCCTTACAAGTACATCCCCATGAACGTGCTGGTGGTGCACAAGAAGAAGGTGGAGTACAGGTGGCTGGAGGACATGGTGGCCGAGTCGTGCACGTGTCGCTGA